Proteins co-encoded in one Rhodococcus sp. PAMC28707 genomic window:
- the nrdH gene encoding glutaredoxin-like protein NrdH — translation MSVTVYTKPACVQCNATYRALDKEGIEYSIIDISQDTEARDYIMALGYLQAPVVVAGDTHWSGFRPDRIKSLTASVA, via the coding sequence ATGAGCGTCACCGTCTACACCAAGCCCGCTTGCGTTCAGTGCAATGCCACCTACCGCGCCCTCGACAAGGAGGGTATCGAGTACTCGATCATCGATATTTCACAGGACACCGAGGCCCGTGACTACATCATGGCGCTCGGCTACCTGCAGGCGCCGGTCGTCGTTGCCGGCGACACTCATTGGTCGGGATTTCGCCCCGATCGCATCAAGTCGCTCACCGCAAGCGTTGCTTGA
- the nrdI gene encoding class Ib ribonucleoside-diphosphate reductase assembly flavoprotein NrdI, which produces MVYFSSASENTHRFVTKLDLLSSRIPIHRPEEFRVDQPYVLIVPTYGGGTTFAGRDTNYVPKQVIKFLNDKHNRSLIRAVIAAGNTNFGDSFCFAGDVISQKCAVPYLYRFELMGTPEDVVRVRDGLGDFWERESRRAAHTY; this is translated from the coding sequence TTGGTGTACTTCTCCAGTGCGTCGGAGAACACCCATAGATTCGTCACCAAGTTGGATCTTCTGTCGAGTCGGATACCGATTCACCGGCCGGAAGAATTTCGGGTGGATCAGCCGTACGTTCTGATCGTCCCGACCTACGGCGGTGGCACCACATTTGCCGGCCGCGACACCAACTATGTTCCCAAGCAAGTGATCAAGTTTCTCAACGACAAGCACAATCGGTCCTTGATCAGGGCAGTCATCGCAGCTGGTAACACCAACTTCGGTGACTCGTTCTGTTTTGCGGGCGATGTCATTTCACAGAAGTGCGCTGTTCCTTACCTTTATCGCTTCGAACTGATGGGGACCCCCGAAGACGTAGTTCGTGTTCGGGACGGTCTCGGCGATTTCTGGGAGCGGGAGTCGCGACGAGCGGCGCACACCTACTGA
- the nrdF gene encoding class 1b ribonucleoside-diphosphate reductase subunit beta, with protein sequence MKLIDRVSAINWNRVQDDKDSEVWERLTSNFWLPEKVPVSNDIPSWETLNAVEKQLTMRVFTGLTLLDTIQGTVGAVSLIPDAITQHEEAVYTNIAFMESVHAKSYSSIFSTLSSTRDIDDAFRWSEENVNLQRKAEIVLKFYHGDDPLKRKVASTLLESFLFYSGFYLPMYWSSRAKLTNTADLIRLIIRDEAVHGYYIGYKYQRGLEKVTEAEREELKNYTFELLFELYDNEVEYTQDLYDEVGLTEDVKKFLRYNANKALNNLGYEGLFPKDETDVNPAILSALSPNADENHDFFSGSGSSYVIGKAVNTEDDDWDF encoded by the coding sequence GTGAAGCTCATCGATCGTGTCTCGGCCATCAACTGGAATCGCGTCCAGGATGACAAGGACTCGGAGGTGTGGGAGCGCCTGACCAGTAATTTCTGGCTGCCGGAGAAGGTGCCGGTCTCGAACGACATCCCTTCGTGGGAGACGTTGAATGCAGTCGAGAAGCAGTTGACGATGCGGGTGTTCACCGGACTCACCTTGCTGGACACGATCCAAGGGACAGTCGGAGCGGTCAGCCTCATTCCCGACGCGATCACCCAGCACGAAGAGGCTGTCTACACCAACATCGCGTTCATGGAGTCGGTGCATGCGAAGAGCTACAGCTCCATCTTCTCCACACTGAGTTCCACGCGCGATATCGACGACGCGTTCCGGTGGTCCGAGGAGAACGTCAACCTGCAGCGTAAAGCCGAGATCGTCCTGAAGTTCTATCACGGCGACGATCCACTCAAGCGGAAGGTCGCGTCGACCCTGCTCGAGTCTTTCCTGTTCTACTCGGGCTTCTACCTGCCGATGTACTGGTCTTCGCGAGCCAAGCTCACCAACACCGCCGACCTGATCCGGTTGATCATCCGTGACGAAGCTGTGCACGGCTACTACATCGGATACAAGTATCAGCGGGGTCTGGAGAAGGTCACCGAAGCCGAGCGCGAAGAGCTCAAGAACTATACCTTCGAGCTGCTGTTCGAGCTGTACGACAACGAGGTCGAGTACACCCAGGATCTCTACGACGAGGTCGGGCTCACCGAGGATGTCAAGAAGTTCCTGCGATACAACGCGAACAAGGCACTGAACAACCTGGGATACGAAGGGCTGTTCCCGAAGGACGAAACCGACGTGAACCCAGCCATCCTGTCGGCGCTCTCACCCAACGCCGATGAGAATCACGACTTCTTCTCGGGCTCGGGCTCGTCGTACGTCATCGGTAAGGCAGTCAACACCGAAGACGACGACTGGGACTTCTGA
- the ctaD gene encoding cytochrome c oxidase subunit I encodes MTALAPRPTPVVEAVRPFPPRMGPKGSFIHKAVTTTDPKVLGIMYIVTSIAFFLVGGLMALLMRAELAVPGMQFLSNEQYNQLFTMHGTIMLLLYATPIVFGFANYILPLQIGAPDVAFPRLNAFSYWLYLFGALVASAGFITPGGAADFGWTAYTPLSSALHSPGVGADLWIMGLAIAGLGTILGAVNMITTVICLRAPGMTMFRMPIFTWNILVTSILILLAFPLLTAALLGLAADRHLGAHLFDPATGGVLLWQHLFWFFGHPEVYIIALPFFGIVSEVFPVFSRKPMFGYTTLIYATIAIAALSIAVWAHHMYATGAVLLPFFSFMTFLIAVPTGVKIFNWVGTMWRGQVTLETPMLFAIGFLITFLFGGLSGVLLASPPIDFHVTDTYFVVAHFHYVVFGTVVFATFSGIYFWFPKMTGRMMDETLGKWHFWLTFLGFHGTFLVQHWLGNEGMPRRYADYLASDGFTTLNIISTIGAFVLGASTLPFVWNVFKSYRYGEVVTVDDPWGYGNSLEWATSCPPPRHNFTELPRIRSERPAFELHYPHMVDRLRAEAHVGPGNHGGHTTEVLEQARRAPLATSDHEHSGDTDPK; translated from the coding sequence GTGACTGCCCTAGCGCCTAGGCCCACTCCCGTTGTGGAAGCGGTGAGGCCTTTTCCGCCGCGGATGGGACCGAAAGGTTCGTTCATTCACAAGGCGGTGACGACGACAGATCCCAAGGTGTTGGGGATCATGTACATCGTGACATCGATTGCGTTTTTCCTTGTCGGTGGCTTGATGGCGTTGCTTATGCGCGCCGAGCTGGCGGTACCGGGGATGCAGTTCCTGTCGAACGAGCAGTACAATCAGCTGTTCACCATGCACGGCACGATCATGCTGTTGCTGTACGCGACGCCGATCGTGTTCGGCTTCGCCAACTACATCCTGCCGCTGCAGATCGGTGCGCCGGACGTGGCGTTCCCGCGGTTGAATGCTTTCTCGTATTGGCTCTACCTGTTCGGTGCGTTGGTCGCCTCGGCAGGATTCATCACCCCGGGTGGTGCTGCTGACTTCGGTTGGACCGCGTACACCCCGCTTTCGAGTGCATTGCATTCGCCGGGTGTCGGTGCAGACCTGTGGATCATGGGTCTTGCGATTGCCGGTCTCGGCACCATTCTCGGTGCTGTGAACATGATCACGACGGTCATCTGCTTGCGAGCGCCTGGTATGACGATGTTCCGGATGCCCATTTTCACGTGGAACATCCTGGTCACCAGCATCCTCATTCTTCTTGCTTTCCCGCTGTTGACGGCGGCACTGTTGGGATTGGCAGCCGATCGACATCTCGGTGCGCATCTGTTCGATCCGGCGACCGGTGGAGTGTTGTTGTGGCAGCACTTGTTCTGGTTCTTCGGTCACCCCGAGGTGTACATCATCGCGTTGCCGTTCTTCGGGATCGTGTCCGAGGTGTTCCCGGTCTTCTCGCGTAAGCCGATGTTCGGATACACCACCTTGATCTACGCAACGATTGCCATCGCTGCTCTCTCGATCGCGGTGTGGGCCCACCACATGTACGCCACGGGTGCGGTGCTGTTGCCGTTCTTCTCCTTCATGACGTTCCTGATCGCGGTGCCCACCGGTGTGAAGATCTTCAACTGGGTCGGCACGATGTGGCGAGGTCAGGTGACTCTGGAAACCCCGATGCTCTTCGCTATCGGCTTCTTGATCACCTTCCTCTTCGGCGGCCTCTCCGGCGTGCTCCTCGCCAGCCCGCCGATCGACTTCCACGTCACCGACACCTATTTCGTAGTGGCGCACTTCCACTACGTGGTCTTCGGCACGGTGGTTTTCGCGACGTTCTCCGGCATCTACTTCTGGTTCCCGAAGATGACCGGCCGAATGATGGACGAGACGCTGGGCAAGTGGCACTTCTGGCTCACGTTCCTCGGCTTCCACGGCACCTTCCTGGTCCAGCACTGGCTCGGTAACGAGGGCATGCCGCGTCGCTACGCCGACTACCTGGCCTCCGATGGTTTCACCACGCTGAACATCATCTCCACCATCGGTGCGTTCGTGCTCGGTGCTTCGACACTGCCGTTCGTGTGGAACGTCTTCAAGTCCTATCGCTACGGCGAGGTGGTCACTGTGGACGATCCTTGGGGCTACGGCAACTCGCTGGAATGGGCCACATCGTGCCCACCGCCGCGGCACAACTTCACGGAATTGCCGCGAATCCGTTCCGAGCGTCCGGCATTCGAACTCCACTACCCGCACATGGTGGATCGCTTGCGGGCCGAGGCTCATGTCGGCCCGGGCAATCACGGTGGACACACGACCGAGGTTCTCGAGCAGGCGCGCCGAGCTCCTCTCGCTACGAGCGATCACGAGCACTCAGGCGACACGGATCCCAAGTAA
- the nrdE gene encoding class 1b ribonucleoside-diphosphate reductase subunit alpha yields the protein MAPTITDTAPAQTTVRADGDLDYHALNAMLNLYGPNGEIQFEKDREAANQYFLQHVNQNTVFFHDLDEKLDYLVEENYYEAEVLDQYSREFVKFLINHAYSKKFRFPTFLGAFKYYTSYTLKTFDGKRYLERFEDRVCMVALTLGAGDEALAADLVDEIIAGRFQPATPTFLNSGKKQRGEPVSCFLLRIEDNMESIGRSINSALQLSKRGGGVALLLSNIREAGAPIKRIENQSSGVIPIMKLLEDSFSYANQLGARQGAGAVYLHAHHPDVYKFLDTKRENADEKIRIKTLSLGIVIPDITFELAKKNEDMYLFSPYDVERIYGVPFADINVSETYYEMVDDKRIRKTKIKAREFFQTLAELQFESGYPYIMFEDTVNRANPVKGKITHSNLCSEILQVSTPSTFNDDLSYSHVGKDISCNLGSLNIAKTMDSPDFGKTIAVAIRGLTAVSDQTHIFSVPSIEQGNNDSHAIGLGQMNLHGYLARERIHYGSTEGIDFTNIYFYTVVFHAIQASNQLSIARGEYFKGFPDSKYASGEFFDKYTDEVWEPATSRVAALFADAGVHIPTQADWSALKASVQEHGIYNQNLQAVPPTGSISYINNSTSSIHPVAAKIEIRKEGKIGRVYYPAPYLNNDNLEFYQDAYEIGYEKIIDTYAAATQHVDQGLSLTLFFKDTASTRDINKAQIYAWRKGIKTLYYIRLRQLALEGTEVDGCVSCML from the coding sequence GTGGCACCGACAATCACCGATACAGCACCCGCCCAGACGACCGTCCGCGCGGATGGTGATCTCGACTATCACGCGCTGAACGCGATGCTGAATCTGTATGGCCCCAATGGGGAGATTCAGTTCGAGAAGGACCGTGAAGCGGCCAACCAATACTTCCTGCAGCACGTCAACCAGAACACCGTGTTCTTTCACGACCTGGATGAGAAGCTGGACTACTTGGTCGAGGAAAACTATTATGAGGCAGAGGTTCTCGATCAGTACTCCCGCGAGTTCGTCAAGTTCCTCATCAACCACGCCTACTCGAAGAAGTTCCGCTTTCCTACTTTCCTGGGTGCCTTCAAGTACTACACCTCGTACACGCTGAAGACTTTCGACGGCAAGCGCTATCTGGAGCGGTTCGAAGATCGCGTCTGCATGGTTGCCCTGACTCTCGGTGCAGGTGACGAAGCCCTTGCCGCCGATCTGGTCGACGAAATCATCGCAGGCCGTTTCCAGCCCGCGACTCCCACCTTTCTCAACTCCGGCAAGAAGCAGCGCGGCGAGCCGGTTTCGTGCTTCCTGCTGCGCATCGAAGACAACATGGAATCGATCGGTCGATCGATCAACTCCGCACTGCAGCTGTCCAAGCGCGGTGGTGGAGTTGCGTTGCTGCTCAGTAATATTCGTGAAGCCGGCGCGCCGATCAAGCGAATCGAAAATCAGTCCTCGGGTGTCATTCCGATCATGAAGCTGCTCGAGGACTCCTTCTCCTACGCGAACCAGCTCGGTGCGCGTCAGGGTGCAGGCGCTGTGTATTTGCATGCGCACCATCCCGATGTCTACAAGTTCCTCGATACCAAGCGTGAGAACGCGGACGAGAAGATTCGCATCAAGACGCTCTCACTCGGAATCGTCATCCCGGACATCACGTTCGAGTTGGCGAAGAAGAACGAAGACATGTATCTCTTCTCGCCGTACGACGTCGAGCGGATCTACGGAGTGCCGTTCGCGGACATCAACGTCAGCGAGACGTACTACGAGATGGTCGACGACAAGCGGATCCGCAAGACGAAGATCAAGGCACGCGAGTTCTTCCAGACACTCGCCGAGCTGCAGTTCGAATCCGGATACCCGTACATCATGTTCGAGGACACCGTGAATCGGGCCAACCCGGTGAAGGGCAAAATCACTCACTCGAACCTGTGCTCGGAAATCCTGCAGGTATCCACCCCGTCGACGTTCAACGACGATCTGTCGTACAGCCACGTCGGCAAAGATATTTCCTGCAACCTCGGCTCGCTGAACATCGCCAAGACGATGGATTCGCCCGATTTCGGCAAAACCATCGCAGTGGCAATCCGCGGGCTCACGGCCGTGTCCGATCAGACCCACATCTTCTCGGTTCCGTCGATCGAGCAGGGGAACAACGACTCTCACGCTATCGGCCTCGGCCAGATGAACCTGCACGGATACCTGGCGCGCGAGCGGATTCACTACGGATCCACCGAGGGCATCGACTTCACGAACATCTACTTCTACACCGTGGTATTCCATGCCATCCAGGCGTCGAACCAACTCTCGATCGCGCGCGGTGAATACTTCAAGGGTTTCCCGGACTCCAAATACGCATCGGGCGAATTCTTCGACAAGTACACCGATGAGGTCTGGGAGCCTGCCACGTCCCGCGTCGCCGCATTGTTCGCCGACGCCGGTGTGCACATTCCGACGCAGGCCGACTGGTCCGCGCTGAAGGCGTCGGTGCAAGAACACGGCATCTACAACCAGAACCTGCAGGCAGTCCCGCCGACGGGGTCGATCTCCTACATCAACAACTCGACCTCTTCGATCCACCCGGTTGCGGCGAAGATCGAGATCCGCAAGGAAGGCAAGATCGGTCGGGTCTACTACCCAGCGCCGTACCTGAACAACGACAACCTGGAGTTCTACCAGGACGCGTACGAGATCGGGTACGAGAAAATCATCGACACCTACGCTGCGGCAACGCAACACGTCGATCAGGGGTTGTCGTTGACGCTGTTTTTCAAGGACACCGCCTCGACCCGCGACATCAACAAGGCGCAGATCTACGCATGGCGTAAGGGAATCAAGACCCTTTACTACATCCGCCTGCGTCAGTTGGCGCTGGAAGGCACCGAGGTGGATGGTTGCGTTTCCTGCATGCTGTAG
- the nadE gene encoding ammonia-dependent NAD(+) synthetase: MALIRSELRTRIQRELAVQSTIDPASEITRRVDFLKNYLRSTPATGFVLGISGGQDSTLTGKLAQRAVTELRSEGAEAGFLAVRLPYGVQADEDDASIALSFIDPDRTVTVNIKASADAAAASVADALGNDAVRDFVRGNIKARERMVAQYALAGELGYVVVGTDHAAEAITGFFTKFGDGGVDITPLTGLTKRQGAELLRELGAPESTWKKVPTADLEDDRPALPDEEALGVTYAQIDDYLEGKDVTEEVAAKLERMFLNSRHKRAVPVTPFDDWWTTEN; the protein is encoded by the coding sequence ATGGCTCTCATCCGTTCGGAATTGCGCACTCGAATCCAACGTGAACTCGCGGTCCAGTCGACCATCGACCCCGCCTCCGAGATCACCCGACGCGTCGACTTTCTCAAGAACTACCTCCGTTCGACACCCGCCACGGGGTTCGTGCTCGGCATCAGTGGCGGTCAGGACAGCACCTTGACCGGAAAGCTGGCTCAACGCGCGGTAACCGAACTTCGCAGCGAAGGCGCCGAAGCCGGATTTCTTGCTGTGCGTCTCCCCTACGGCGTGCAGGCCGACGAAGACGATGCATCCATCGCACTGTCGTTCATCGATCCCGACCGGACCGTGACGGTCAATATCAAAGCATCGGCCGACGCGGCGGCCGCCTCGGTGGCGGACGCCCTGGGCAACGACGCGGTTCGCGACTTCGTGCGCGGCAACATCAAGGCTCGCGAGCGCATGGTGGCGCAGTACGCGCTCGCCGGCGAACTCGGCTACGTTGTGGTCGGCACTGATCATGCAGCCGAGGCGATCACCGGATTCTTCACCAAATTCGGCGACGGCGGGGTGGACATCACACCTCTTACCGGGCTGACGAAGCGTCAGGGGGCCGAGCTGTTGCGAGAGCTCGGTGCACCGGAGAGCACGTGGAAGAAGGTGCCGACCGCCGACTTGGAGGACGATCGTCCAGCGCTTCCCGACGAGGAGGCCCTGGGTGTGACGTACGCGCAGATCGACGACTACCTCGAAGGCAAGGACGTGACCGAGGAGGTCGCAGCGAAGCTGGAGAGGATGTTCTTGAACTCCAGGCACAAGCGCGCGGTTCCCGTCACACCGTTCGACGATTGGTGGACCACCGAGAACTGA
- a CDS encoding iron-siderophore ABC transporter substrate-binding protein, with protein MTSTSRAGLILAIGVALFTAGCSTPPSSSDDASTIVRSTTNIAGAGVVGNDRKTAGLCPEAAPLDPTGIEGSVRPVGHSEGISNVPADPMRIVVLDAASLDATCAVGVWERVVGAATLDPDFRGDGDQELYLGPGIARVPSVGTLGAPDVDAVATLAPDLIIGSDSLGRDTYAALSDIAPTVFTSSDDGWKGTFLQSAAALGRGRTGFDELARFSADAQQAGRDIDAAQTQASVVRFLPDSMVTDSTTSFAGQVLAEIGVQRPPAQRDGEVTVAPDDLLAAEGDIVYVRFDGDEGESFGTEVLRSDPWLELGSVKDGRVFAVDDTVWSGSGIVAARAILADVQNSLNAYAS; from the coding sequence GTGACTTCGACTTCGCGCGCCGGGCTGATTCTGGCCATCGGCGTCGCCCTGTTCACGGCCGGGTGCTCCACTCCCCCCTCGTCCTCGGACGACGCGTCGACCATTGTCCGGAGCACGACCAATATCGCCGGAGCGGGTGTGGTCGGCAACGACCGCAAGACTGCCGGTCTGTGCCCCGAGGCCGCACCGCTCGATCCGACCGGCATAGAAGGATCGGTACGACCGGTCGGGCACAGCGAGGGAATAAGCAACGTTCCAGCCGACCCCATGCGCATCGTTGTGCTCGACGCAGCTTCGCTCGATGCCACCTGCGCGGTAGGCGTCTGGGAACGAGTCGTCGGCGCGGCGACGCTCGACCCCGACTTCCGTGGAGACGGTGACCAAGAGCTGTATCTGGGACCTGGCATAGCGAGAGTTCCGAGCGTCGGAACTCTCGGCGCTCCGGACGTCGACGCCGTCGCCACTCTCGCCCCCGACCTCATCATCGGGTCCGATTCGCTGGGCCGGGATACTTACGCGGCCCTCAGCGATATCGCACCCACCGTCTTCACGAGCTCCGATGATGGCTGGAAGGGGACGTTCCTGCAGTCGGCTGCTGCCCTCGGACGTGGTCGAACCGGATTCGACGAACTCGCTCGGTTCAGTGCCGACGCTCAGCAGGCCGGCCGCGACATCGATGCCGCACAGACCCAAGCCTCCGTCGTGCGTTTCCTTCCCGATTCCATGGTCACCGATTCCACGACGTCGTTCGCCGGGCAGGTACTCGCCGAGATCGGCGTTCAGCGCCCACCTGCGCAACGCGATGGTGAAGTCACCGTCGCCCCCGACGATCTGCTCGCGGCCGAAGGCGACATCGTCTACGTGCGCTTCGACGGTGACGAGGGCGAATCGTTCGGAACCGAAGTCCTGCGCAGTGATCCGTGGCTCGAGCTCGGATCGGTGAAGGACGGCCGCGTGTTCGCCGTCGACGACACAGTGTGGTCCGGGAGCGGCATCGTCGCGGCGCGGGCGATTCTTGCGGACGTGCAGAACTCCCTCAACGCATACGCTTCCTGA
- a CDS encoding NAD(P)H-dependent oxidoreductase — protein sequence MSQAHVLVLVGSLRVDSVNKQIAETAAALVPEGADALVYEGLADVPFYNEDLDVEGSVPAAALSLRAAAEGATAFLLVTPEYNGTIPAVLKNAIDWLSRPYGVGAVQGKPVAVISASPSGNGAKWAHDDTRKSVGIAGGKVLEDVVLTIGGTMDKFGSAHPRENAEVSAQISAVVAELVKASHELVDA from the coding sequence ATGTCGCAAGCGCACGTACTCGTTCTCGTCGGCAGTCTTCGTGTCGACTCCGTGAACAAGCAGATTGCCGAGACCGCCGCCGCGCTCGTACCGGAGGGTGCCGACGCGCTCGTGTACGAAGGTCTTGCAGATGTGCCGTTCTACAACGAGGACCTCGACGTCGAGGGATCGGTGCCTGCGGCTGCACTGAGTCTGCGTGCAGCCGCCGAGGGGGCCACCGCGTTTCTCCTTGTCACCCCTGAATACAACGGCACCATTCCCGCGGTCTTGAAGAACGCTATCGATTGGCTGTCTCGTCCGTATGGGGTGGGCGCCGTACAGGGAAAGCCGGTTGCCGTCATCTCCGCCTCGCCGAGCGGTAACGGGGCCAAGTGGGCTCATGACGACACACGTAAGTCGGTCGGCATTGCAGGCGGAAAGGTTCTCGAGGACGTCGTGCTCACCATCGGCGGCACCATGGACAAGTTCGGTTCCGCGCATCCCCGTGAAAACGCAGAGGTGTCGGCACAGATTTCCGCTGTGGTGGCCGAGTTGGTCAAGGCATCGCACGAGCTCGTCGACGCCTGA
- a CDS encoding MoaD/ThiS family protein, with protein MVEVRYFAGAADASGCAAETFDLPMGSDIAALKAAVARRHGGKVADVLRVSAFLIGDDLTRDPTATFGDRVDILPPFAGG; from the coding sequence GTGGTTGAGGTTCGTTACTTCGCCGGTGCGGCGGACGCGTCGGGATGTGCCGCCGAGACATTCGACCTGCCGATGGGCAGCGATATCGCGGCGTTGAAAGCTGCGGTAGCTCGCAGACACGGCGGAAAGGTGGCCGATGTACTACGAGTGTCTGCGTTTCTGATCGGTGACGATCTCACGCGTGATCCCACAGCGACTTTCGGTGACCGAGTCGACATCCTGCCACCGTTCGCGGGCGGCTAG
- a CDS encoding TetR/AcrR family transcriptional regulator, with the protein MTDFMLPIAGEETERCDAARNRRLLLEAATELVATVGADAVTMDALAARAGVGKGTVFRRFGSRSGLMQALVDHTEKELQHGFLFGPPPLGPGADPIDRLVAFGRARLNLVEVQGEVMRAAENSPELRYSAPAHRVNYTHVLNLLRTARVEGDLELLAYGLLTPLEATLVLHQFRDLGMSKQRLADGWEDLVRRATRQESSSATAAR; encoded by the coding sequence GTGACCGACTTCATGCTCCCTATTGCAGGCGAGGAAACCGAGCGCTGCGATGCCGCACGTAACCGACGCCTCCTACTGGAAGCAGCCACCGAACTGGTCGCCACAGTCGGGGCGGACGCTGTCACGATGGATGCTCTGGCCGCCCGAGCCGGTGTGGGCAAGGGCACAGTTTTCCGGCGATTCGGAAGCCGATCCGGACTCATGCAAGCGTTGGTGGACCATACCGAGAAGGAGCTGCAGCACGGCTTCCTGTTCGGTCCCCCACCGCTGGGCCCAGGGGCGGACCCGATCGACCGATTGGTCGCGTTCGGGCGCGCTCGCTTGAACCTCGTCGAGGTACAGGGAGAGGTCATGCGCGCGGCCGAAAACTCACCGGAACTGCGATATTCCGCACCTGCACACAGGGTCAACTACACGCACGTGTTGAACCTCCTCCGAACTGCCCGCGTGGAGGGCGACCTCGAACTCCTCGCTTACGGACTCCTGACACCGCTCGAAGCAACGCTCGTCCTGCACCAATTCCGCGACCTCGGCATGTCGAAGCAACGGCTTGCCGACGGCTGGGAAGACCTGGTCCGTCGAGCAACCCGTCAGGAGAGCAGTTCCGCCACCGCAGCGCGGTGA
- a CDS encoding NUDIX domain-containing protein: MPVPEFVLSLRRRVGTAPLWLSGVSAVVLDENDRILLTRRRDNGLWAVVSGILEPGEEPGPAALREIAEETGLDAELIRLTSVDVTGPITYPNGDQAQYLDLTFLARRTGGDAHVADDENLAVEWFAPDALPETLLETSRLRIDKALDDSVEAWFRN; the protein is encoded by the coding sequence GTGCCCGTACCCGAGTTCGTCCTCTCGCTCCGGCGACGAGTGGGTACTGCCCCGCTCTGGCTTTCCGGCGTCAGCGCAGTCGTCCTGGACGAAAACGACCGGATACTCCTCACGAGGCGACGGGACAACGGTCTCTGGGCAGTGGTGTCGGGCATTCTCGAACCCGGCGAGGAACCCGGACCCGCGGCACTACGTGAGATCGCTGAGGAGACCGGGCTCGATGCGGAGCTGATTCGGTTGACGAGCGTCGATGTCACCGGGCCGATCACCTACCCGAACGGCGACCAGGCGCAGTACCTCGATCTCACGTTCCTGGCCCGCCGCACTGGAGGCGACGCGCACGTCGCCGACGACGAAAATTTGGCAGTGGAATGGTTCGCGCCCGACGCGCTACCGGAAACCCTCTTGGAGACTTCACGTTTGCGAATCGACAAAGCACTCGACGACTCGGTCGAGGCCTGGTTTCGTAATTGA